A region from the Indicator indicator isolate 239-I01 chromosome 4, UM_Iind_1.1, whole genome shotgun sequence genome encodes:
- the MADD gene encoding MAP kinase-activating death domain protein isoform X28 — protein MVQKKKICPRLLDYLVIIGARQPSSDSVAQTPELLRRYPLEDHVDFPLPPDVVFFCQPEGCLSVRQKRMSFRDDTSFVFTLTDKDTGVIRYGICVNFYRSFQKRVPKEKAEGTGSHRARDGQKVPKSGDASVPQEEAGTESSESGSSLQAPSTESTPDVNRSPCSKRLAKGSHRSRNSTLTSLCILSHYPFFSTFRECLYTLKRLVDCCSERLLGKKLGIPRGVQRDTMWRIFTGSLLVEEKSSALLHDLREIEAWIYRLLRSPMPVAGQKRVDVEVLPHELQPALTFALPDPSRFNLVDFPLHLPLELLGVDACLQVLTCILLEHKVVLQSRDYNALSMSVMAFVAMIYPLEYMFPVIPLLPTCMASAEQLLLAPTPYIIGVPASFFLYKLDFKMPDDVWLIDLDTNRVIVPTNAESLPALPEPEASELKKHLKQALASMSLNTQPILNLEKFHEGQEVPLLLGKPQNDLQSTPSTEFNPLIYGNDVDSVDVATRVAMVRFFNSPNVLQGFQMHTRTLRLFPRPVVAFQANSFLASRPKQTPFADKLSRTQAVEYFGEWSLNPTNYAFQRIHNNTFDPALIGDKPKWYAHQLQPIHYRVYDSNSQLAEALNVPAEKETDSDPTDDSGSDSVDYDDSSSSYSSLGDFVSEMMKCDINGDTPNVDPLTHAALGDASEVEFDDFQEYSGDLDEQAMDSENSQENNQPRSSSSTTASSSPSTVIHGVNHESADSAETEEKLVAAFSNHLPSLPLQPSFPRLSLDRRDSDSAAGSQKLLRPNSLKLANDSDADSDSRASSPNSTVSNNSSEGFGGIMSFASSLYRNHSTSFSLSNLALPTKVGRDKNTPFPSLKGNRRALVDQKSSVIKHSPTVKRESPSPQGRTSNSSENQQFLKEVVHNVLDGQGVGWLNMKRVRRLLESEQLRVFVLSKLNRTVQSEEDARQDVIQDVEISRKVYKGMLDLLKCTVLSLEQSYANAGLGGMASVFSLLEIAHTHYYNKEPEKRKRSPTDGSVTPVGKDSASSPRVEPKPAVHLPVPQLMPKAASPTGKGPREFDTRSLKEENFIASIGPEGVKHFDLGETDEKKSQISADSGLSLASGSQKSDFDLLPSGAPAVMVRSTSQDSEVSTVVSNSSGETLGADSDLSSNAGDGPSLENGGNLTGSRGTVSDSEIETNSATNSIFAKSHNLKQSVKDSKGSTPGRGPEDGNQRVYLYEGLLGRDKGSVWDQLEDAAMETFSMSKERSTLWDQMQFWEDAFLDAVMLEREGMGMDQGPQEMIDRYLSLGEHDRKRLEDDEDRLLATLLHNMIAYMLMIKVNKNDIRKKVRRLMGKSHIGLVHSQQINDVLDKLANLSGRELPVRPSGSRHIKKQTFVVHAGTDTTGDIFFMEVCDDCIVLRSNIGTVYERWWYEKLINMTYCPKTKVLCLWRRNGQETQLNKFYTKKCRELYYCVKDSMERAAARQQSIKPGPELGGEFPVQDMKTGEGGLLQVTLEGINLKFMHSQERKVFIELNHIKKCNTVRGVFVLEEFVPETKEVVSHKYKTPMAHEICYSVLCLFSYVAAIRGREAENKSKPPRPVSS, from the exons ATggtgcagaaaaagaaaatctgcccTCGGTTACTCGACTATCTTGTGATCATTGGAGCCAG GCAGCCAAGTAGTGATAGTGTTGCTCAGACTCCTGAACTGCTGAGACGTTACCCTCTAGAAGACCACGTGGACTTCCCTCTGCCACCTGATGTTGTGTTCTTCTGCCAACCAGAAGGATGTCTGAGCGTGCGGCAAAAACGCATGAGCTTCCGTGACGACACTTCCTTCGTCTTTACGCTCACGGACAAGGATACAGGCGTGATTCGCTATGGAATCTGTGTCAACTTCTACCGCTCCTTCCAGAAGCGAGTAcccaaggagaaggctgaaggcaCAGGGAGTCATCGAGCTCGGGATGGACAGAAAGTCCCCAAATCTGGGGATGCATCTGTACCCCAAGAGGAAGCGGGCACTGAGAGTTCAGAGAGTGGTTCTTCACTGCAGGCTCCAAGTACGGAGTCTACACCAGATGTGAATCGATCACCGTGCAGTAAGCGTCTAGCCAAAGGCAGCCATCGCTCTCGGAACAGCACTCTGACTTCTCTGTGCATCCTTAGTCATTATCCCTTCTTTTCCACCTTTCGTGAATGTCTGTACACCCTCAAGAGACTTGTGGACTGCTGTAGTGAGAGATTGTTGGGCAAGAAGTTGGGGATTCCTCGTGGGGTGCAGAG GGATACAATGTGGCGGATTTTCACAGGCTCCCTGCTGGTGGAAGAGAAGTCCAGTGCATTGCTACATGACTTGCGGGAGATTGAGGCCTGGATATACCGGCTGCTCCGTTCACCCATGCCTGTTGCTGGTCAGAAGCGGGTGGATGTTGAAGTCTTGCCACATGAGTTGCAGCCAGCTTTGACCTTTGCTCTTCCTGATCCGTCCCGCTTCAACTTGGTGGATTTTCCGTTACACCTGCCTTTGGAGTTGTTGGGAGTGGATGCCTGCCTGCAGGTGCTGACCTGCATCCTTCTGGAGCACAAG GTTGTATTACAGTCCCGAGATTATAATGCACTCTCAATGTCTGTGATGGCCTTTGTGGCTATGATCTACCCTTTAGAGTACATGTTCCCAGTGatccctctgcttcccacctGCATGGCCTCTGCAGAACAG TTGCTTCTAGCCCCTACACCTTATATCATTGGTGTTCCAGCAAGTTTCTTCCTTTACAAATTGGATTTTAAGATGCCTGATGATGTGTGGCTTATTGACCTGGATACCAACAGG GTGATTGTTCCCACAAATGCAGAATCcttgccagcactgccagaaccAGAAGCTTCAGAGCTGAAAAAGCATCTGAAACAG GCACTGGCCAGTATGAGTCTGAATACTCAGCCCATTCTTAATCTAGAGAAGTTCCATGAGGGGCAGGAGGTGCCGCTACTGctgggaaaaccacagaatgaTTTGCAGTCTACTCCTTCTACAGAATTCAACCCTCTGATCTATGGCAATGATGTAGACTCAGTGGATGTGGCCACCAG ggTTGCTATGGTGAGATTCTTCAACTCACCAAATGTTTTACAAGGTTTCCAGATGCATACTCGCACTCTTCGTCTCTTCCCACGACCAGTGGTGGCATTCCAGGCAAATTCTTTTCTTGCCTCTAGACCGAAGCAGACACCTTTTGCAGATAAGCTTTCCAGGACTCAGGCAGTAGAATATTTTGGAGAATGGTCACTCAACCCTACTAACTATGCCTTCCAAAGAATTCATAACA ACAcgtttgacccagcactgattgGTGACAAACCAAAGTGGTATGCTCACCAGCTGCAGCCCATCCACTATCGTGTCTATGACAGTAATTCACAGCTGGCTGAAGCACTGAAtgtcccagcagagaaagaaacagattCTGACCCCACTGATGACAG TGGCAGTGACAGTGTTGACTATGACGACTCGAGTTCCTCCTACTCCTCCCTCGGGGACTTTGTCAGTGAGATGATGAAATGCGACATTAATGGTGATACCCCAA ATGTTGACCCCCTGACTCATGCAGCTCTTGGTGATGCTAGTGAAGTGGAATTTGATGATTTTCAAGAATATTCAGGGGACCTGGATGAACAGGCCATGGACAGTGAAAACTCCCAAGAGAACAACCAGCCTCGTTCAAGTTCCAGTACTACAGCCAGtagcagccccagcactgtcATCCATGGAGTGAATCAT GAGTCAGCAGATtcagcagaaacagaagagaagtTGGTTGCTGCATTTTCAAACCATCTCCCTTCCTTGCCACTGCAACCAAGCTTTCCCAGGTTAAGCTTGGATCGTCGTGACAGTGACAGTGCGGCTG GGTCTCAGAAGTTACTCCGACCAAACAGTTTAAAACTGGCCAATGATTCTGATGCAGATTCAGATTCCAGGGCCAGCTCTCCAAACTCTACTGTCTCCAATAACAGCAGTGAAGGTTTTGGGGGCATCATGTCTTTTGCAA GCAGCCTGTACAGAAACCACAGCACAAGTTTCAGTCTGTCCAACTTAGCCCTACCAACCAAAGTTGGGAGAGACAAGAATACTCCCTTTCCCAGTCTGAAAG GAAACAGGCGAGCCCTTGTGGATCAAAAGTCTTCAGTCATTAAGCACAGCCCAACGGTGAAGAGAGAATCTCCATCGCCTCAGGGACGAACTAGCAATTCCAG TGAGAACCAGCAGTTCCTGAAGGAGGTGGTACACAATGTTCTAGATGGACAAGGTGTTGGCTGGCTAAACATGAAGAGAGTCCGACGTCTGTTGGAGAGTGAGCAGCTCCGTGTCTTTGTGCTAAGCAAGCTGAATCGCACGGTCCAGTCTGAAGAAGATGCTCGACAGGATGTCATACAGGATGTG GAAATCAGCCGCAAGGTCTATAAGGGCATGCTGGACCTGCTGAAGTGCACTgtgttgagcctggagcagTCCTATGCAAATGCTGGCCTGGGAGGCATGGCCAGTGTTTTTAGTCTGCTGGAGATAGCACATACTCACTATTACAACAAAG aaccagaaaaaagaaaacggAGTCCAACAGATGGATCTGTCACTCCAGTTGGAAAGGATTCTGCATCCTCCCCAAGAGTGGAGCCAAAACCTGCAGTGCATCTGCCAGTACCTCAGCTGATGCCAAAAGCAGCAAGCCCTACAGGCAAAGGGCCAAGGGAGTTTGACACAAGGagtttaaaggaagaaaattttattGCTTCCATTG gaCCAGAAGGTGTGAAACACTTTGATTTGGGAGAAAcggatgaaaaaaaatcccaaatcagTGCAGACAGTGGCCTTAGTTTGGCTTCAGGGTCTCAG AAGAGTGATTTCGATTTGCTGCCCAGCGGAGCACCAGCAGTTATGGTCCGAAGTACAAGCCAGGATTCTGAAGTTAGCACAGTG GTTAGTAACAGTTCTGGAGAGACATTAGGAGCAGACAGTGACTTGAGTAGCAATGCTGGTGATGGCCCAAGTTTGGAAAATGGTGGCAATTTGACAGGATCCAGAGGCACTGTGTCAGACAGTGAAATTGAGACAAACTCTGCTACTAACTCTATCTTT GCAAAGTCTCACAATCTGAAGCAGAGTGTGAAGGACAGCAAAGGCAGTACTCCAGGAAGAGGTCCAGAGGATGGGAACCAACGTGTCTATCTCTATGAAGGACTTTTgg GTAGGGATAAAGGATCTGTCTGGGACCAGTTAGAGGATGCTGCAATGGAAACCTTCTCTATGA GCAAAGAGCGTTCAACTTTATGGGACCAGATGCAGTTCTGGGAAGATGCTTTTTTGGATGCCGTGATGTTAGAGAGAGAAGGAATGGGGATGGACCAGGGACCTCAGGAAATGATAGACAG GTATCTTTCCCTGGGAGAACATGATCGAAAGCGTTTGGAGGATGATGAGGACCGCTTGTTGGCTACACTGCTGCATAATATGATTGCTTATATGCTTATGATAAAG GTGAACAAGAatgacattaggaaaaaggTACGTCGTCTAATGGGAAAATCACATATTGGATTGGTGCACAGCCAGCAAATCAATGATGTCCTGGACAAACTTGCCAATCTG AGTGGACGTGAGCTTCCTGTGAGACCCAGTGGCAGTCGTCACATCAAGAAGCAGACTTTTGTGGTACATGCTGGGACAGACACAACAGGAGACATATTTTTCATGGAG GTATGTGATGATTGCATTGTGCTGAGAAGCAACATCGGAACTGTGTATGAACGTTGGTGGTATGAGAAACTCATCAACATGACTTACTGTCCCAAAACAAAAGTGCTGTGCCTTTGGAGGAGGAATGGTCAGGAAACACAACTGAACAAGTTCTACACAAAGAAG TGTCGGGAATTATACTACTGTGTAAAAGACAGtatggagagagcagcagcaagacagCAAAGCATTAAACCAG GTCCTGAGTTGGGTGGTGAGTTTCCTGTGCAAGATATGAAAACTGGTGAAGGAGGTCTTCTTCAGGTCACACTGGAAGGAATTAACCTGAAGTTTATGCACAGTCAG
- the MADD gene encoding MAP kinase-activating death domain protein isoform X29, producing MVQKKKICPRLLDYLVIIGARQPSSDSVAQTPELLRRYPLEDHVDFPLPPDVVFFCQPEGCLSVRQKRMSFRDDTSFVFTLTDKDTGVIRYGICVNFYRSFQKRVPKEKAEGTGSHRARDGQKVPKSGDASVPQEEAGTESSESGSSLQAPSTESTPDVNRSPCSKRLAKGSHRSRNSTLTSLCILSHYPFFSTFRECLYTLKRLVDCCSERLLGKKLGIPRGVQRDTMWRIFTGSLLVEEKSSALLHDLREIEAWIYRLLRSPMPVAGQKRVDVEVLPHELQPALTFALPDPSRFNLVDFPLHLPLELLGVDACLQVLTCILLEHKVVLQSRDYNALSMSVMAFVAMIYPLEYMFPVIPLLPTCMASAEQLLLAPTPYIIGVPASFFLYKLDFKMPDDVWLIDLDTNRVIVPTNAESLPALPEPEASELKKHLKQALASMSLNTQPILNLEKFHEGQEVPLLLGKPQNDLQSTPSTEFNPLIYGNDVDSVDVATRVAMVRFFNSPNVLQGFQMHTRTLRLFPRPVVAFQANSFLASRPKQTPFADKLSRTQAVEYFGEWSLNPTNYAFQRIHNNTFDPALIGDKPKWYAHQLQPIHYRVYDSNSQLAEALNVPAEKETDSDPTDDSGSDSVDYDDSSSSYSSLGDFVSEMMKCDINGDTPNVDPLTHAALGDASEVEFDDFQEYSGDLDEQAMDSENSQENNQPRSSSSTTASSSPSTVIHGVNHESADSAETEEKLVAAFSNHLPSLPLQPSFPRLSLDRRDSDSAAGSQKLLRPNSLKLANDSDADSDSRASSPNSTVSNNSSEGFGGIMSFASSLYRNHSTSFSLSNLALPTKVGRDKNTPFPSLKGNRRALVDQKSSVIKHSPTVKRESPSPQGRTSNSSENQQFLKEVVHNVLDGQGVGWLNMKRVRRLLESEQLRVFVLSKLNRTVQSEEDARQDVIQDVEISRKVYKGMLDLLKCTVLSLEQSYANAGLGGMASVFSLLEIAHTHYYNKEPEKRKRSPTDGSVTPVGKDSASSPRVEPKPAVHLPVPQLMPKAASPTGKGPREFDTRSLKEENFIASIGPEGVKHFDLGETDEKKSQISADSGLSLASGSQKSDFDLLPSGAPAVMVRSTSQDSEVSTVVSNSSGETLGADSDLSSNAGDGPSLENGGNLTGSRGTVSDSEIETNSATNSIFAKSHNLKQSVKDSKGSTPGRGPEDGNQRVYLYEGLLGKERSTLWDQMQFWEDAFLDAVMLEREGMGMDQGPQEMIDRYLSLGEHDRKRLEDDEDRLLATLLHNMIAYMLMIKVNKNDIRKKVRRLMGKSHIGLVHSQQINDVLDKLANLSGRELPVRPSGSRHIKKQTFVVHAGTDTTGDIFFMEVCDDCIVLRSNIGTVYERWWYEKLINMTYCPKTKVLCLWRRNGQETQLNKFYTKKCRELYYCVKDSMERAAARQQSIKPGPELGGEFPVQDMKTGEGGLLQVTLEGINLKFMHSQVFIELNHIKKCNTVRGVFVLEEFVPETKEVVSHKYKTPMAHEICYSVLCLFSYVAAIRGREAENKSKPPRPVSS from the exons ATggtgcagaaaaagaaaatctgcccTCGGTTACTCGACTATCTTGTGATCATTGGAGCCAG GCAGCCAAGTAGTGATAGTGTTGCTCAGACTCCTGAACTGCTGAGACGTTACCCTCTAGAAGACCACGTGGACTTCCCTCTGCCACCTGATGTTGTGTTCTTCTGCCAACCAGAAGGATGTCTGAGCGTGCGGCAAAAACGCATGAGCTTCCGTGACGACACTTCCTTCGTCTTTACGCTCACGGACAAGGATACAGGCGTGATTCGCTATGGAATCTGTGTCAACTTCTACCGCTCCTTCCAGAAGCGAGTAcccaaggagaaggctgaaggcaCAGGGAGTCATCGAGCTCGGGATGGACAGAAAGTCCCCAAATCTGGGGATGCATCTGTACCCCAAGAGGAAGCGGGCACTGAGAGTTCAGAGAGTGGTTCTTCACTGCAGGCTCCAAGTACGGAGTCTACACCAGATGTGAATCGATCACCGTGCAGTAAGCGTCTAGCCAAAGGCAGCCATCGCTCTCGGAACAGCACTCTGACTTCTCTGTGCATCCTTAGTCATTATCCCTTCTTTTCCACCTTTCGTGAATGTCTGTACACCCTCAAGAGACTTGTGGACTGCTGTAGTGAGAGATTGTTGGGCAAGAAGTTGGGGATTCCTCGTGGGGTGCAGAG GGATACAATGTGGCGGATTTTCACAGGCTCCCTGCTGGTGGAAGAGAAGTCCAGTGCATTGCTACATGACTTGCGGGAGATTGAGGCCTGGATATACCGGCTGCTCCGTTCACCCATGCCTGTTGCTGGTCAGAAGCGGGTGGATGTTGAAGTCTTGCCACATGAGTTGCAGCCAGCTTTGACCTTTGCTCTTCCTGATCCGTCCCGCTTCAACTTGGTGGATTTTCCGTTACACCTGCCTTTGGAGTTGTTGGGAGTGGATGCCTGCCTGCAGGTGCTGACCTGCATCCTTCTGGAGCACAAG GTTGTATTACAGTCCCGAGATTATAATGCACTCTCAATGTCTGTGATGGCCTTTGTGGCTATGATCTACCCTTTAGAGTACATGTTCCCAGTGatccctctgcttcccacctGCATGGCCTCTGCAGAACAG TTGCTTCTAGCCCCTACACCTTATATCATTGGTGTTCCAGCAAGTTTCTTCCTTTACAAATTGGATTTTAAGATGCCTGATGATGTGTGGCTTATTGACCTGGATACCAACAGG GTGATTGTTCCCACAAATGCAGAATCcttgccagcactgccagaaccAGAAGCTTCAGAGCTGAAAAAGCATCTGAAACAG GCACTGGCCAGTATGAGTCTGAATACTCAGCCCATTCTTAATCTAGAGAAGTTCCATGAGGGGCAGGAGGTGCCGCTACTGctgggaaaaccacagaatgaTTTGCAGTCTACTCCTTCTACAGAATTCAACCCTCTGATCTATGGCAATGATGTAGACTCAGTGGATGTGGCCACCAG ggTTGCTATGGTGAGATTCTTCAACTCACCAAATGTTTTACAAGGTTTCCAGATGCATACTCGCACTCTTCGTCTCTTCCCACGACCAGTGGTGGCATTCCAGGCAAATTCTTTTCTTGCCTCTAGACCGAAGCAGACACCTTTTGCAGATAAGCTTTCCAGGACTCAGGCAGTAGAATATTTTGGAGAATGGTCACTCAACCCTACTAACTATGCCTTCCAAAGAATTCATAACA ACAcgtttgacccagcactgattgGTGACAAACCAAAGTGGTATGCTCACCAGCTGCAGCCCATCCACTATCGTGTCTATGACAGTAATTCACAGCTGGCTGAAGCACTGAAtgtcccagcagagaaagaaacagattCTGACCCCACTGATGACAG TGGCAGTGACAGTGTTGACTATGACGACTCGAGTTCCTCCTACTCCTCCCTCGGGGACTTTGTCAGTGAGATGATGAAATGCGACATTAATGGTGATACCCCAA ATGTTGACCCCCTGACTCATGCAGCTCTTGGTGATGCTAGTGAAGTGGAATTTGATGATTTTCAAGAATATTCAGGGGACCTGGATGAACAGGCCATGGACAGTGAAAACTCCCAAGAGAACAACCAGCCTCGTTCAAGTTCCAGTACTACAGCCAGtagcagccccagcactgtcATCCATGGAGTGAATCAT GAGTCAGCAGATtcagcagaaacagaagagaagtTGGTTGCTGCATTTTCAAACCATCTCCCTTCCTTGCCACTGCAACCAAGCTTTCCCAGGTTAAGCTTGGATCGTCGTGACAGTGACAGTGCGGCTG GGTCTCAGAAGTTACTCCGACCAAACAGTTTAAAACTGGCCAATGATTCTGATGCAGATTCAGATTCCAGGGCCAGCTCTCCAAACTCTACTGTCTCCAATAACAGCAGTGAAGGTTTTGGGGGCATCATGTCTTTTGCAA GCAGCCTGTACAGAAACCACAGCACAAGTTTCAGTCTGTCCAACTTAGCCCTACCAACCAAAGTTGGGAGAGACAAGAATACTCCCTTTCCCAGTCTGAAAG GAAACAGGCGAGCCCTTGTGGATCAAAAGTCTTCAGTCATTAAGCACAGCCCAACGGTGAAGAGAGAATCTCCATCGCCTCAGGGACGAACTAGCAATTCCAG TGAGAACCAGCAGTTCCTGAAGGAGGTGGTACACAATGTTCTAGATGGACAAGGTGTTGGCTGGCTAAACATGAAGAGAGTCCGACGTCTGTTGGAGAGTGAGCAGCTCCGTGTCTTTGTGCTAAGCAAGCTGAATCGCACGGTCCAGTCTGAAGAAGATGCTCGACAGGATGTCATACAGGATGTG GAAATCAGCCGCAAGGTCTATAAGGGCATGCTGGACCTGCTGAAGTGCACTgtgttgagcctggagcagTCCTATGCAAATGCTGGCCTGGGAGGCATGGCCAGTGTTTTTAGTCTGCTGGAGATAGCACATACTCACTATTACAACAAAG aaccagaaaaaagaaaacggAGTCCAACAGATGGATCTGTCACTCCAGTTGGAAAGGATTCTGCATCCTCCCCAAGAGTGGAGCCAAAACCTGCAGTGCATCTGCCAGTACCTCAGCTGATGCCAAAAGCAGCAAGCCCTACAGGCAAAGGGCCAAGGGAGTTTGACACAAGGagtttaaaggaagaaaattttattGCTTCCATTG gaCCAGAAGGTGTGAAACACTTTGATTTGGGAGAAAcggatgaaaaaaaatcccaaatcagTGCAGACAGTGGCCTTAGTTTGGCTTCAGGGTCTCAG AAGAGTGATTTCGATTTGCTGCCCAGCGGAGCACCAGCAGTTATGGTCCGAAGTACAAGCCAGGATTCTGAAGTTAGCACAGTG GTTAGTAACAGTTCTGGAGAGACATTAGGAGCAGACAGTGACTTGAGTAGCAATGCTGGTGATGGCCCAAGTTTGGAAAATGGTGGCAATTTGACAGGATCCAGAGGCACTGTGTCAGACAGTGAAATTGAGACAAACTCTGCTACTAACTCTATCTTT GCAAAGTCTCACAATCTGAAGCAGAGTGTGAAGGACAGCAAAGGCAGTACTCCAGGAAGAGGTCCAGAGGATGGGAACCAACGTGTCTATCTCTATGAAGGACTTTTgg GCAAAGAGCGTTCAACTTTATGGGACCAGATGCAGTTCTGGGAAGATGCTTTTTTGGATGCCGTGATGTTAGAGAGAGAAGGAATGGGGATGGACCAGGGACCTCAGGAAATGATAGACAG GTATCTTTCCCTGGGAGAACATGATCGAAAGCGTTTGGAGGATGATGAGGACCGCTTGTTGGCTACACTGCTGCATAATATGATTGCTTATATGCTTATGATAAAG GTGAACAAGAatgacattaggaaaaaggTACGTCGTCTAATGGGAAAATCACATATTGGATTGGTGCACAGCCAGCAAATCAATGATGTCCTGGACAAACTTGCCAATCTG AGTGGACGTGAGCTTCCTGTGAGACCCAGTGGCAGTCGTCACATCAAGAAGCAGACTTTTGTGGTACATGCTGGGACAGACACAACAGGAGACATATTTTTCATGGAG GTATGTGATGATTGCATTGTGCTGAGAAGCAACATCGGAACTGTGTATGAACGTTGGTGGTATGAGAAACTCATCAACATGACTTACTGTCCCAAAACAAAAGTGCTGTGCCTTTGGAGGAGGAATGGTCAGGAAACACAACTGAACAAGTTCTACACAAAGAAG TGTCGGGAATTATACTACTGTGTAAAAGACAGtatggagagagcagcagcaagacagCAAAGCATTAAACCAG GTCCTGAGTTGGGTGGTGAGTTTCCTGTGCAAGATATGAAAACTGGTGAAGGAGGTCTTCTTCAGGTCACACTGGAAGGAATTAACCTGAAGTTTATGCACAGTCAG